The following coding sequences lie in one Alosa sapidissima isolate fAloSap1 chromosome 15, fAloSap1.pri, whole genome shotgun sequence genomic window:
- the LOC121684058 gene encoding odorant receptor 131-2-like, with product MNVNSSQSVNGSTQGAFRGNDPVRLHVTTAVAQVIVWPFILIDLFMLLVYLRKQVLGTEARYVLFAQTLLADAIFLLLTNCGVISYYVDFVVPMAFCVPLCIVMDALAQVSPNIILAMCLERYVAICMPLRHVDIFTPQRTVLIITIIWLLSFMRPLVDLIILLSYIAESYFYKMTSCSYEVLLQRDWHMMMRGNVYILKLVFTVLILCFSYGSIMMVARRASGDNRNAASKGQRTMLLHVLQLFFCTLEAVSPFIEARILEMRDINLFLIIRYFDFLAFHIFSRAISPLIYGFRDEKFYTALRYYACCKFNDISTHTHVTPQWQVKYLNKELQIVSK from the coding sequence ATGAATGTCAATAGCAGCCAAAGTGTGAATGGCAGCACCCAGGGCGCGTTTCGAGGCAATGACCCGGTCCGTCTGCATGTAACCACAGCGGTGGCGCAGGTCATCGTGTGGCCCTTCATCCTCATTGACCTCTTTATGCTCCTGGTCTACTTAAGGAAACAGGTGCTGGGAACTGAGGCTCGCTATGTACTGTTTGCCCAAACCTTGCTCGCCGACGCCATTTTTCTTCTGCTAACTAACTGCGGGGTCATCTCTTACTATGTGGACTTCGTGGTGCCTATGGCTTTCTGCGTCCCGCTGTGCATCGTGATGGACGCCTTGGCCCAGGTCTCGCCCAACATCATCCTGGCCATGTGCCTGGAGCGCTACGTGGCCATCTGCATGCCTCTCAGGCACGTGGATATCTTCACCCCACAGAGGACCGTCCTCATCATCACCATAATCTGGCTCCTCTCCTTCATGCGGCCCCTCGTAGACTTGATCATCCTGCTCTCCTATATAGCAGAAAGCTACTTTTATAAGATGACCTCTTGTTCCTATGAGGTGCTTCTACAGCGGGACTGGCATATGATGATGAGGGGCAATGTGTACATCCTTAAACTGGTCTTCACTGTGCTCATCTTGTGCTTCTCCTACGGGTCGATCATGATGGTTGCCAGAAGGGCCTCGGGTGATAACAGAAACGCCGCCTCAAAGGGGCAGCGCACTATGCTACTGCACGTCTTACAACTCTTCTTTTGCACGCTAGAAGCCGTCAGCCCCTTCATCGAAGCTCGCATCCTCGAAATGAGGGACATTAATTTGTTTCTCATCATCCGCTACTTTGACTTCTTGGCATTCCACATTTTTTCCCGAGCGATAAGTCCGCTCATCTATGGTTTTAGGGATGAAAAGTTCTATACTGCTCTGAGGTACTATGCCTGCTGTAAGTTTAAtgacatctccacacacactcacgtaacCCCCCAGTGGCAAGTTAAATATCTAAATAAGGAATTGCAAATCGTATCAAAGTGA
- the diabloa gene encoding diablo, IAP-binding mitochondrial protein a: MQAARQSCSCLTGVIVQSRTNFLLSSSKMASLRRGLSYINFIRNTVCALGSNKLTRQQFLRLPETVRKNGVPFSVGSGLCSVPFTQQAEQLSHEALIRRASNLVTDSANTYLSQTTLALVDSLTQYAKTLHTLIALQRRYLTSLGKMTPAEEDSIWQVIIGQRVEVGDRLDACNRYEINWINAINICEMAAEAAYTSGAEHASVTVKSHIQMAQAQVQESRQLTKDAEKKLAEIKADEIQRMAEYANTRDLNVEDMPEAYLRED; the protein is encoded by the exons ATGCAGGCTGCACGGCAAAGCTGCTCTTGTCTCACCGGGGTAATTGTTCAAAGCCGGACCAACTTCCTTCTGAGCTCCAGTAAGATGGCTTCTTTGCGGAGAGGACTGTCCTATATCAACTTTATCAG AAACACTGTATGTGCCCTGGGCAGTAACAAATTGACTCGTCAACAGTTTCTCCGTCTTCCCGAGACCGTGCGAAAAAACGGTGTGCCCTTCAGCGTTGGTAGTGGATTGTGCTCCGTTCCCTTCACACAG CAAGCTGAACAACTCTCTCACGAAGCCCTGATCCGAAGAGCATCCAACCTGGTCACGGACAGCGCAAACACCTACCTGTCTCAGACCACTCTGGCCCTGGTGGACTCTCTTACACAGTATGCCAAA ACACTGCACACCCTCATTGCCCTGCAGAGGCGGTACTTGACCTCCCTCGGTAAGATGACCCCTGCGGAGGAGGACAGCATTTGGCAGGTGATCATTGGCCAGCGCGTTGAG GTGGGTGACAGACTGGATGCTTGCAACCGATATGAAATCAACTGGATTAACGCCATCAACATCTGTGAAATGGCAGCAGAGGCAGCATATACCTCAG GAGCAGAACATGCGTCGGTCACAGTGAAGAGCCACATCCAGATGGCCCAGGCCCAGGTGCAggaaagcaggcagctcaccaAGGACGCCGAGAAGAAGCTGGCCGAGATCAAGGCCGATGAGATCCAGAGGATGGCTGAGTACGCCAACACCCGTGACCTCAACGTGGAGGACATGCCTGAGGCCTACCTGAGGGAAGACTGA